One window of Leifsonia sp. AK011 genomic DNA carries:
- a CDS encoding TetR/AcrR family transcriptional regulator: protein MPEVSPASELSSTQTAILGAYTELIDEVGTDDISFRLIAVRAGVGERTVFRYYPTRVDLLLATSAWIEQTIFMRQESESIFDVPIAIREAMEAYDRRPELAHVVAETAMRGVNGSEPAPHRDRFDAMLRAEVPSLDDHERRLLVAALCHLDSSTTWVTMRRELGMSGRDIADAAMWSAEALLDPIRDRSAH, encoded by the coding sequence GTGCCCGAGGTCAGCCCCGCGTCGGAGCTCTCCTCGACCCAGACGGCCATCCTGGGTGCCTACACGGAGCTGATCGATGAGGTCGGAACAGACGACATCTCGTTCCGACTGATCGCCGTGCGGGCCGGCGTGGGGGAGCGCACGGTGTTCCGGTACTACCCGACGCGGGTCGACCTGTTGCTCGCGACATCCGCCTGGATCGAGCAGACGATCTTCATGCGGCAGGAGTCCGAGTCGATCTTCGATGTGCCCATCGCGATCCGCGAGGCGATGGAAGCCTACGACCGACGCCCGGAGCTCGCTCACGTCGTGGCCGAGACGGCCATGCGCGGGGTGAACGGCTCGGAGCCGGCACCACACCGTGACCGGTTCGACGCGATGCTGCGGGCTGAGGTGCCATCCCTCGACGACCACGAGCGGCGGCTTCTGGTCGCGGCCCTCTGTCACCTGGACTCGTCGACGACGTGGGTCACCATGCGCCGCGAGCTCGGCATGAGCGGGCGGGACATCGCGGACGCCGCAATGTGGAGCGCGGAGGCGCTGCTCGATCCGATCCGCGATCGCAGCGCGCACTGA
- a CDS encoding TetR family transcriptional regulator, which produces MDEPVDTQAAILASAAALLREHTFEDISYLDLAEASAVSERTIYRRFPTRTHLLEELARWIEAEQFPLAEFRSPAEFREAVRARFHAYSTAPGYAFVAARGAALSPTTESSSAPLTTAIVAMLDDAAPTLNRRDKQRIAAAARYFSSPIFWARMRAGFDMNADETFEAFDRAILGVLATAPEASWAA; this is translated from the coding sequence ATGGATGAGCCGGTCGACACCCAGGCCGCGATCCTCGCGAGCGCTGCGGCCCTCCTCCGGGAGCACACCTTCGAGGACATCTCGTACCTCGACCTCGCCGAGGCATCCGCCGTGTCCGAGCGCACGATCTACCGGCGCTTCCCGACGCGTACCCACCTGCTCGAGGAGCTCGCGCGATGGATCGAGGCCGAGCAGTTCCCGCTCGCCGAGTTCCGGTCGCCCGCGGAGTTCCGCGAGGCCGTTCGCGCACGCTTCCACGCCTACAGCACTGCCCCCGGTTACGCCTTCGTCGCGGCGCGCGGAGCCGCGCTGTCCCCGACGACCGAGTCCTCGTCTGCACCGCTCACGACCGCCATCGTCGCGATGCTGGATGACGCGGCCCCCACACTCAACCGCCGTGACAAGCAGCGCATTGCCGCTGCCGCCCGGTACTTCTCCTCTCCGATCTTCTGGGCTCGTATGCGCGCCGGGTTCGACATGAACGCCGACGAGACATTCGAGGCCTTCGACCGAGCCATCCTCGGTGTGCTCGCCACGGCGCCAGAAGCGAGTTGGGCGGCGTAG
- a CDS encoding cytosine permease, protein MARADDARAAAEDSLEDYAFRYVPRSFRRWSALSIGGTALGSIAFLADFSIGASVGLEHGTTNAMLGILLASVIIFVVGVPVAFYAARYNLDLDLIARGSGFGYYGSIITTVIFAGFTCIFFALEGAIMAQGLEAAVGLPLPAGYLVSTVVVIPIVIYGMRALERLQFWTTPLWLALALLPLLWIVFTQPDAVTDFLDFPGESGGQVKFSAIVASASVCFALTPQLAEQIDYIRVMPPRTAGNRKSWWAAFIFSGPGWVIFSGIKQVIGVFLAVYLVMKVDPDIGERAVEPVKQFLGMYQSLLPDWIALGLALILIVVAQVKINVTNAYSGSLAWSNVFTRVRKRYPGRAVFVAFNLAIALALMLMDVFSLISFVLSLYANVVMAWLVTISADIAINKYLLGISPRFPEFRRGMLHNWNPVGLTSVGLASLLSLACFAGLFGPAMQPFSVLIAIGVAVIVTPLMAIITRGRFYLRRRSDGIPTPILDEDGNPSGERLRCHVTGYMFERPDMLVSGEPGPNGEVQFVSSLALTLDDSGRYLLPPEPAEPPGDGRKKDA, encoded by the coding sequence GTGGCCCGAGCCGACGACGCGCGCGCCGCTGCAGAGGACAGCCTCGAGGATTACGCGTTCCGTTATGTGCCACGATCGTTCCGCCGTTGGAGCGCGCTGTCCATCGGCGGTACGGCGCTCGGGTCCATCGCGTTCCTTGCCGATTTCTCCATCGGGGCGAGCGTGGGATTGGAGCACGGCACGACGAACGCGATGCTCGGCATCCTTCTGGCATCCGTCATCATCTTCGTGGTCGGGGTCCCCGTCGCGTTCTACGCGGCGCGCTACAACCTCGACCTCGACCTGATCGCGAGGGGCTCCGGGTTCGGGTACTACGGGTCGATCATCACGACCGTGATCTTCGCCGGCTTCACGTGCATCTTCTTCGCGCTCGAGGGCGCGATCATGGCGCAGGGCCTCGAGGCGGCCGTCGGCCTGCCGCTGCCAGCCGGATATCTCGTATCGACGGTGGTCGTCATTCCCATCGTCATCTACGGCATGCGCGCGCTCGAGCGCCTGCAGTTCTGGACGACGCCGCTCTGGCTCGCGCTCGCGCTCCTCCCGCTCCTCTGGATCGTCTTCACGCAGCCCGACGCCGTGACCGACTTCCTCGACTTCCCGGGAGAATCGGGCGGCCAGGTGAAGTTCAGCGCGATCGTCGCGAGCGCCTCGGTGTGCTTCGCGCTGACCCCACAGCTCGCCGAGCAGATCGACTACATCCGCGTCATGCCTCCGCGCACGGCGGGCAATCGCAAGTCCTGGTGGGCGGCGTTCATCTTCAGTGGACCGGGATGGGTCATCTTCAGCGGCATCAAACAGGTGATCGGTGTCTTCCTCGCCGTCTACCTCGTGATGAAGGTCGACCCCGACATCGGTGAACGCGCGGTGGAGCCCGTGAAGCAGTTCCTCGGTATGTACCAGTCGCTCCTGCCCGACTGGATCGCCCTCGGGCTCGCGCTCATCCTCATCGTTGTTGCCCAGGTGAAGATCAACGTGACCAACGCCTACTCCGGCTCCCTCGCGTGGTCGAACGTCTTCACCCGCGTGCGCAAGCGCTACCCCGGTCGCGCGGTGTTCGTGGCCTTCAACCTCGCCATTGCGCTCGCACTCATGCTCATGGACGTGTTCAGTCTCATCTCGTTCGTGCTGAGCCTCTACGCCAACGTGGTGATGGCGTGGTTGGTCACCATCTCGGCGGATATCGCCATCAACAAATACCTGCTGGGCATCTCGCCGCGCTTCCCCGAGTTCAGGAGAGGGATGCTCCACAACTGGAACCCCGTGGGCCTCACCTCCGTCGGCCTCGCCTCGCTCCTCTCGCTGGCCTGCTTCGCAGGACTCTTCGGCCCGGCCATGCAGCCGTTTTCCGTACTCATCGCCATCGGCGTCGCGGTCATCGTGACACCGCTCATGGCGATCATCACGAGGGGCAGGTTCTACCTCCGACGCCGCAGTGACGGCATCCCCACCCCGATCCTCGACGAGGATGGCAACCCGTCGGGGGAGCGCCTGCGCTGCCACGTCACTGGTTACATGTTCGAGCGACCGGATATGCTGGTCTCCGGCGAGCCGGGACCGAACGGCGAAGTTCAGTTCGTCTCGTCGCTCGCCCTGACGCTCGATGATTCCGGTCGATATCTTCTACCTCCGGAACCGGCTGAGCCACCCGGAGACGGGAGGAAGAAGGACGCGTGA
- a CDS encoding ATP-binding cassette domain-containing protein: MLEIIDIDAGYGRTKVLHGVSIPASTKVVSVLGHNGAGKTTLLRAAIGLIRPTRGKVLFEGEDISHLAPNRRVARGLAYVAQGQQSFGQLTTMENLQLIADGRRNGKQKIAEMLERFPALAQFSTRKAGLLSGGQRQQLAIARALITEPKLLILDEPTEGIQPTIVAEIEETIIGLAQDGLSVLLVEQHIGFALEAADKYVVLASGHVTQSGDGGSAAVGAVREAMVI, from the coding sequence ATGCTGGAGATCATCGACATCGATGCCGGGTACGGCCGCACGAAGGTACTGCACGGTGTGTCCATCCCGGCATCCACCAAGGTCGTGTCCGTGCTCGGTCACAACGGAGCCGGCAAGACGACGCTGCTCCGGGCGGCGATCGGCCTCATCCGCCCGACGCGCGGAAAGGTGCTCTTCGAGGGGGAGGACATCTCCCACCTCGCGCCCAATCGCCGGGTCGCGAGGGGTCTGGCCTACGTCGCGCAGGGTCAGCAGTCGTTCGGACAGCTCACGACGATGGAGAACCTCCAGCTCATCGCCGACGGACGCCGCAACGGCAAGCAGAAGATCGCCGAGATGCTCGAGCGGTTCCCGGCTCTTGCGCAGTTCTCCACCCGCAAGGCCGGCCTCCTCTCCGGCGGTCAACGGCAGCAGCTTGCCATCGCCAGGGCACTCATCACCGAGCCGAAACTGCTCATCCTCGACGAGCCGACCGAGGGCATCCAGCCCACGATCGTCGCCGAGATCGAGGAGACGATCATCGGTCTCGCCCAGGACGGTCTGAGCGTGCTCCTCGTCGAACAACACATCGGTTTCGCCCTGGAAGCGGCCGACAAGTACGTCGTCCTGGCATCCGGACACGTCACGCAGTCGGGTGACGGGGGCTCAGCGGCCGTCGGAGCAGTGCGCGAAGCGATGGTGATCTGA
- the urtD gene encoding urea ABC transporter ATP-binding protein UrtD: MTDGDGSLVVSDLRVEFDGFVAVGGVSFDAHPGEVRFLIGPNGAGKTTCIDAITGLSKGTGSAKLGDQELLGRPAQKIVRLGVGRTFQTASVFEKLSVLQNLDIAAGLHRSSFSLLRARRGIDPTIVDALEQTGLSKELETPAGILSHGQKQWLEIAMLLVQDAKLLLLDEPVAGMSHDERTATGDLLGRVAATRAVVVVEHDMDFMRRFATRVTVLHQGRVLSEGSVAHVQSDPKVQEVYLGTAAAPQTGPVSTETSTETSTEIKGKEAL; encoded by the coding sequence ATGACCGACGGTGATGGCTCGCTCGTCGTCAGCGATCTCCGCGTCGAGTTCGACGGGTTCGTCGCCGTCGGTGGAGTGTCATTCGATGCCCACCCCGGCGAGGTGCGATTCCTCATCGGCCCGAACGGCGCAGGAAAGACAACCTGCATCGACGCCATCACCGGGCTCTCCAAGGGCACCGGCTCGGCGAAGCTCGGGGACCAGGAGCTCCTGGGGCGGCCAGCGCAGAAGATCGTCAGGCTCGGCGTCGGACGCACGTTCCAGACCGCGAGCGTCTTCGAGAAGCTCAGCGTGCTGCAGAACCTGGACATCGCGGCTGGGCTGCATCGCTCGTCGTTCTCCCTGCTCCGTGCTCGCCGCGGCATCGATCCCACGATCGTGGATGCGCTCGAGCAGACCGGTCTGAGCAAGGAGCTGGAGACGCCGGCAGGCATCCTCTCCCACGGGCAGAAGCAGTGGCTCGAGATCGCCATGCTGCTCGTGCAGGACGCGAAGCTGCTGCTGCTCGACGAACCCGTCGCCGGGATGAGCCACGACGAGCGCACCGCGACGGGGGATCTGCTCGGACGCGTGGCCGCGACGAGGGCGGTGGTCGTCGTCGAGCACGACATGGACTTCATGCGCCGCTTCGCGACTCGCGTGACGGTGCTGCACCAGGGCCGGGTGCTCAGCGAGGGATCGGTCGCGCACGTGCAGTCCGACCCCAAGGTCCAGGAGGTGTACCTCGGCACCGCCGCGGCACCGCAGACCGGGCCGGTCAGCACCGAGACATCCACCGAGACGTCCACCGAGATCAAGGGCAAGGAGGCGCTCTGA
- the urtC gene encoding urea ABC transporter permease subunit UrtC, protein MTKIRPWLPLIGIGVFAVLLLGVAPLVLSGHWISNLGKYCTLAIAAVGIGLAWGRGGMLVMGQGVFFGLGAYSMAMHLTLETAGPDSLPVFMILYDPLAALPAFWEPFRSEAFTIAAILLLPVIVASILGFALFKRRVKGAYFAILTQALAVALAVLISSTIRETGGDTGLSDFKYFFGYVLDDPGNKLMVFAIAASLLILSLLAVWQLNRSRYGELLVATRDAEERVRFLGYDPANIKLVAFVVAAVMASIGGAMFVPIVGIITPAEIGASASILMIAGVALGGRASLFGPALGAMAIGWGQSSLGSSWPSGWIYILGLVFILVTLFLPLGLSSLLGRAKDMVWRPRATPLATASDEVTK, encoded by the coding sequence ATGACCAAGATCAGACCATGGCTGCCCCTTATCGGCATCGGGGTGTTCGCCGTCCTTCTCCTGGGCGTTGCCCCGCTCGTGCTGTCGGGGCACTGGATCAGCAACCTCGGCAAGTACTGCACGCTCGCGATCGCCGCGGTCGGCATCGGTCTCGCGTGGGGACGCGGCGGGATGCTCGTCATGGGGCAGGGCGTGTTCTTCGGTCTCGGCGCTTACTCCATGGCGATGCACCTGACGCTCGAGACGGCAGGACCGGACAGCCTCCCGGTGTTCATGATCCTCTACGACCCCCTCGCGGCGCTGCCTGCCTTCTGGGAGCCGTTCCGCAGTGAGGCGTTCACGATCGCGGCGATCCTCTTGCTTCCTGTGATCGTCGCCTCGATCCTCGGCTTCGCGCTCTTCAAGCGCAGGGTCAAGGGCGCGTACTTCGCAATCCTCACCCAGGCGCTCGCCGTGGCGCTCGCCGTGCTCATCAGTTCGACGATCCGCGAGACGGGCGGTGACACCGGCCTGAGTGACTTCAAGTACTTCTTCGGCTACGTGCTCGACGACCCGGGCAACAAGCTCATGGTGTTCGCGATCGCGGCGAGCCTGCTCATCCTCAGCCTCCTCGCGGTCTGGCAGCTCAACCGCAGCCGGTACGGGGAGCTCCTCGTCGCCACGCGCGACGCGGAGGAGCGTGTTCGGTTCCTCGGCTACGACCCCGCCAACATCAAGCTCGTCGCCTTTGTGGTCGCGGCGGTGATGGCGAGCATCGGCGGCGCCATGTTCGTGCCCATCGTCGGCATCATCACCCCGGCCGAGATCGGGGCATCCGCCTCGATCCTCATGATCGCGGGCGTCGCGCTCGGTGGTCGCGCCTCGCTCTTCGGCCCAGCGCTCGGCGCGATGGCGATCGGGTGGGGACAGTCGAGCCTGGGGTCGAGCTGGCCGAGCGGATGGATCTACATCCTCGGGCTCGTCTTCATCCTCGTGACCCTCTTCCTCCCGCTCGGCCTGTCCTCCCTCCTCGGCAGGGCCAAGGACATGGTCTGGCGACCGCGAGCGACCCCGCTCGCCACCGCTTCGGATGAGGTGACCAAATGA
- the urtB gene encoding urea ABC transporter permease subunit UrtB — MDALIPPLLNGTAQGALLLLAALGLTLTFGQMGVINMAHGEFLMAGAFVAYLTQQVISSTDLSIPIALPAAFLVAGLLGLLLEVSIIQWMYRRPLDTLLVTVGVSLILQQIALQIFPAQGVPVEKPSWLDGQLNVLGYEWPLRQVFTIVLAILCVAALAAWLKYSSFGRRIRATVQNRDLAETSGVPTRSVDRITFFVGSGLAGVAGVAASLIGGTNSQMGTQYIIPAFLVVVAGGIGQIKGAVIAAWVVGVALAFFADWTTGSMAQVLAFILVVVFLQFRPQGLFTVRTRGLT; from the coding sequence GTGGATGCACTCATACCGCCGTTACTCAACGGCACCGCGCAGGGTGCGCTGCTGCTCCTCGCAGCGCTCGGGCTCACCCTCACCTTCGGCCAGATGGGGGTGATCAACATGGCGCACGGTGAGTTCCTCATGGCCGGCGCCTTCGTCGCCTATCTGACCCAGCAGGTCATCTCCTCGACCGACCTCTCCATCCCGATCGCACTGCCCGCGGCCTTCCTTGTTGCCGGGCTCCTCGGCCTCCTGCTCGAGGTCAGCATCATCCAGTGGATGTATCGGCGGCCGCTCGACACGCTTCTCGTGACCGTCGGAGTCAGCCTCATCCTCCAGCAGATCGCGCTGCAGATCTTCCCCGCCCAGGGCGTCCCGGTCGAGAAGCCCAGCTGGCTCGACGGGCAACTCAACGTGCTCGGCTACGAGTGGCCGCTGCGCCAGGTCTTCACCATCGTGCTCGCGATCCTGTGTGTGGCCGCGCTCGCCGCGTGGCTAAAGTACTCGTCCTTCGGCCGCCGCATCCGCGCCACCGTCCAGAACCGCGACCTCGCGGAGACGAGTGGGGTTCCCACCAGGAGCGTCGATCGCATCACGTTCTTCGTCGGCTCCGGCCTTGCCGGGGTCGCCGGTGTGGCCGCCTCGCTCATCGGCGGTACCAACTCGCAGATGGGCACGCAGTACATCATCCCGGCCTTCCTCGTGGTGGTCGCCGGCGGCATCGGGCAGATCAAGGGTGCGGTCATCGCGGCCTGGGTCGTCGGTGTCGCGCTGGCCTTCTTCGCCGACTGGACGACGGGGAGCATGGCCCAGGTTCTCGCCTTCATCCTCGTTGTCGTCTTCCTGCAATTCCGCCCGCAAGGTCTCTTCACCGTGCGTACTAGGGGGCTCACATGA
- the urtA gene encoding urea ABC transporter substrate-binding protein: MLITRKRRAKALLAASALAATTALVLSGCGARAGDTEESAAPGAASCIDTSGDTIKLGFLNSLTGGMAISEKTVSNVLHMAADEINADGGILGKQIEYIQEDGATDWPTFAEKTEKLLTQDCVAAIFGGWTSSSRKAVKPVVEENNGLFFYPVQYEGLEASPNIYYTGATTNQQILPAMDYLASQGVKTLFLAGSDYVFPRTANAIIKLYAAELGIEIVGEEYVPLDKDDWTTQVSKIVAADPDFIFNTINGSSNVGFIKAYYDAGLSPETTPIISVSIAEEEAPAMGHEVTGNYASWNYFQSIDSPANTKFIEDWQAYPGSSGVTSDPMEAAYISMYLYKALVEKAGSFEVDDVNAAAKEGGISFDAPEGTVTLNGDNHHISKEGHIGKINADNQFDIVWSSDGPIEPDPYLEGYEWFPADVRDALVKAAG; encoded by the coding sequence ATGCTCATCACACGCAAGAGGCGCGCCAAGGCGCTCCTCGCCGCGAGCGCACTCGCCGCAACGACGGCGCTCGTGCTGTCCGGTTGCGGCGCCCGCGCCGGCGACACCGAGGAATCCGCCGCACCTGGCGCAGCCAGCTGTATCGACACCTCGGGCGACACGATCAAGCTCGGCTTCCTCAACTCCCTGACCGGTGGAATGGCTATCTCGGAGAAGACCGTCTCCAACGTCCTGCACATGGCCGCGGACGAGATCAATGCCGACGGCGGAATCCTCGGCAAGCAGATCGAGTACATCCAGGAGGATGGCGCCACCGACTGGCCGACCTTCGCGGAGAAGACCGAGAAGCTTCTCACGCAGGACTGCGTCGCGGCGATCTTCGGTGGCTGGACCTCGTCCTCCCGTAAGGCGGTCAAGCCCGTCGTCGAGGAGAACAATGGTCTCTTCTTCTACCCGGTGCAGTACGAGGGCCTCGAGGCATCCCCGAACATCTACTACACGGGTGCCACGACCAACCAGCAGATCCTGCCTGCGATGGACTACCTCGCTTCGCAGGGCGTGAAGACGCTGTTCCTCGCGGGCTCCGACTACGTGTTCCCGCGCACCGCGAACGCGATCATCAAGCTCTACGCGGCCGAGCTCGGCATCGAGATCGTCGGCGAGGAGTACGTGCCGCTCGACAAGGATGACTGGACAACCCAGGTCTCCAAGATCGTCGCAGCCGACCCCGACTTCATCTTCAACACGATCAACGGTTCGTCGAACGTCGGCTTCATCAAGGCCTACTACGACGCTGGTCTCTCCCCGGAGACGACCCCGATCATCTCGGTGTCGATCGCTGAGGAAGAGGCTCCCGCCATGGGCCACGAGGTCACGGGCAACTACGCATCGTGGAACTACTTCCAGTCGATCGACTCCCCGGCGAACACGAAGTTCATCGAGGACTGGCAGGCCTACCCCGGCAGCAGCGGGGTGACCTCCGACCCGATGGAGGCCGCGTACATCTCGATGTACCTCTACAAGGCTCTCGTCGAGAAGGCCGGCTCGTTCGAGGTCGACGACGTGAACGCGGCAGCCAAGGAGGGTGGCATCTCGTTCGATGCACCGGAGGGCACCGTCACGCTCAACGGTGACAACCACCACATCTCCAAGGAGGGCCACATCGGCAAGATCAACGCCGACAACCAGTTCGACATCGTCTGGTCGTCGGACGGCCCGATCGAGCCGGACCCCTACCTCGAGGGCTACGAGTGGTTCCCGGCCGACGTGCGTGACGCACTCGTGAAGGCCGCGGGCTAA
- a CDS encoding urease subunit gamma — MHFTPAETEKILLAVAGMVARDRRARGIRLNYPEAVALLSTWVLEGAREGRSVSDLMAAGQGVLGRDEVMPDVPEMLVEVQVEATFPDGRKLVTIHHPID, encoded by the coding sequence ATGCATTTCACACCGGCTGAGACGGAGAAGATACTTCTCGCCGTCGCGGGGATGGTTGCCCGTGATCGGCGGGCGCGTGGCATCCGTCTCAACTACCCGGAAGCCGTCGCACTGCTCTCCACGTGGGTCCTCGAGGGGGCCCGAGAGGGACGCAGCGTGTCGGACCTCATGGCGGCGGGCCAGGGGGTGCTCGGACGTGACGAGGTCATGCCCGATGTGCCGGAGATGCTCGTCGAGGTCCAGGTCGAGGCAACCTTTCCCGACGGGCGCAAGCTCGTGACCATCCACCACCCGATCGACTGA